From Candidatus Zixiibacteriota bacterium, one genomic window encodes:
- a CDS encoding thioredoxin family protein, with product MRRLTKIGIVSLVLALIAGLAAIAQTGTQDVAIGGVAIDQPAPDFTLKDLDGKEYKLSSFKGKYVVLEWVNFDCPFVKKHYSSGNMQALQAEATKKGVIWLSICSSAPGKQGHFPIADLKKRIATEKAVPTAYLIDENGVVGKLYGAKTTPHMFVIDSIGKLRYAGAIDDMPSTKVDDIPKATNYVRAALDAVTNGRAVAVKSQTPYGCAVKF from the coding sequence ATGAGAAGACTAACGAAGATCGGAATCGTGTCGCTCGTGCTGGCGCTGATAGCGGGTCTGGCCGCGATTGCGCAGACCGGGACACAGGATGTCGCGATCGGCGGTGTTGCCATTGATCAGCCCGCGCCCGACTTTACGCTTAAGGACCTCGACGGCAAGGAGTACAAGCTGTCCTCGTTCAAGGGCAAGTATGTCGTGCTCGAGTGGGTCAACTTCGATTGCCCGTTCGTGAAGAAACATTACTCCAGCGGCAACATGCAAGCGCTGCAGGCCGAGGCGACCAAGAAGGGCGTCATCTGGCTTTCGATCTGCTCCTCGGCGCCGGGTAAGCAAGGCCACTTTCCGATCGCCGACTTGAAGAAGCGCATCGCGACCGAGAAAGCCGTACCGACCGCCTACCTGATCGACGAGAATGGCGTGGTCGGCAAACTCTACGGCGCCAAAACGACACCGCATATGTTTGTCATTGACTCGATCGGCAAGCTGCGCTATGCCGGTGCCATCGATGACATGCCATCGACCAAGGTTGATGACATTCCGAAGGCCACCAATTATGTGCGAGCGGCCCTGGACGCCGTGACCAACGGTCGTGCGGTTGCCGTGAAGTCACAGACGCCTTACGGCTGCGCCGTCAAGTTCTAA
- a CDS encoding response regulator, which translates to MPAPNNDSKVLIVDDFGDTAKILVEMFDHLRVATDSANTPEQAFSKVNEHRYQLVIADSRMPKVDGVSLLKQIRRSSPGTKVAVMSTFDSGNTHKISVADGIDYYLPKPIKLKHLQEMLDELSLKL; encoded by the coding sequence ATGCCAGCGCCCAACAACGACTCGAAAGTGCTCATCGTCGACGACTTCGGCGATACCGCCAAGATCCTTGTCGAAATGTTCGACCATCTGCGCGTTGCCACCGACAGCGCCAACACCCCCGAGCAGGCATTCAGTAAGGTTAACGAGCATCGATACCAGCTCGTGATTGCCGATTCCCGCATGCCCAAGGTGGACGGCGTCAGCCTGCTCAAACAGATTCGGCGCAGCAGCCCCGGCACCAAGGTCGCGGTGATGTCGACCTTTGATTCTGGAAATACGCACAAGATTTCGGTCGCTGACGGCATCGACTATTATCTGCCCAAGCCGATCAAGTTGAAGCATCTCCAGGAAATGCTCGACGAACTGTCGTTGAAGCTGTAG
- a CDS encoding CrcB family protein, whose amino-acid sequence MSLVVKIGMLALAGALGAVSRFALSGLVFRFYGGVFPAGTFVVNVLGCFVFGLLWPLAEERLLISGELRTILLVGFVGSFTTFSTLVFESQELLRDSEWLLAALNLGGQVVLGIAALILGLYLGRSL is encoded by the coding sequence ATGAGTCTCGTCGTGAAGATCGGCATGCTCGCTCTGGCGGGTGCTCTGGGGGCGGTTTCGCGGTTTGCCTTGAGCGGCCTGGTCTTTCGTTTCTATGGCGGTGTCTTCCCGGCCGGCACCTTCGTGGTCAACGTGCTTGGATGTTTTGTCTTTGGACTGCTCTGGCCGCTCGCGGAGGAGCGATTGCTGATCAGCGGCGAACTGAGGACGATCCTGTTGGTGGGGTTCGTTGGCTCGTTTACGACTTTTTCCACGCTCGTTTTTGAATCCCAGGAACTGCTGCGCGATTCTGAATGGCTGCTGGCTGCGCTGAATCTCGGCGGCCAGGTCGTTCTGGGAATTGCGGCGCTGATTCTCGGCCTGTATCTCGGGCGCTCATTGTAA
- a CDS encoding ABC transporter ATP-binding protein: MIPAIRFVDVAKTYRERGNRKEALKGISFEVPQGDICGFLGPNGAGKTTAMHILMDFLDPTSGHSQILGIDTRNPEARRPVGFLPEIFNFDGFLAGSDFLQLFGALGGADKDKVAAYVPELLQFLEMPEAGKVRIRNYSKGMTQKIGLAQALIADPQVLVLDEPTSGMDPIAKARIKELLVRLRAEGKTIFLSTHILSDIEDIADSVAIINQGQLLAFDRLANLLDTGVTSSRIVYRGGEQPLAEHLAQLGEVTSENETTVVICKNRESKDSALSSILAAGADIISVAPVRASLLGKFLELVQGGERHDS; this comes from the coding sequence GTGATTCCTGCCATTCGTTTTGTCGATGTTGCCAAGACCTACCGCGAGCGCGGCAATCGCAAAGAGGCGCTCAAGGGGATCAGCTTTGAGGTGCCCCAGGGTGATATCTGCGGATTTTTGGGACCGAATGGCGCCGGCAAAACAACCGCCATGCACATCTTGATGGACTTCCTGGATCCAACGTCCGGGCATTCGCAGATTCTCGGCATCGACACGCGCAATCCGGAGGCCCGGCGTCCGGTCGGATTCCTGCCGGAGATTTTCAATTTTGACGGCTTTCTCGCCGGCTCTGACTTCTTACAGCTCTTCGGCGCGCTCGGCGGCGCCGACAAGGACAAAGTCGCCGCGTATGTCCCGGAACTACTGCAGTTCCTGGAGATGCCGGAAGCCGGCAAGGTTCGCATTCGCAACTATTCCAAAGGCATGACGCAGAAGATCGGGCTGGCGCAGGCGTTGATCGCCGATCCGCAGGTGCTGGTGCTCGACGAGCCGACCTCCGGGATGGATCCGATCGCCAAGGCCAGGATCAAGGAATTGCTGGTCCGACTGCGAGCCGAAGGCAAGACGATATTCTTGTCGACACACATCCTTTCGGACATTGAAGACATCGCCGATTCGGTGGCGATCATCAATCAGGGGCAACTGCTGGCGTTCGACCGGCTCGCGAATCTGCTCGATACGGGAGTCACATCTTCGCGCATCGTCTACCGCGGCGGAGAGCAACCGCTGGCGGAGCACCTGGCCCAGCTCGGCGAGGTAACATCCGAGAATGAGACCACCGTAGTGATCTGCAAGAATCGCGAGAGCAAGGATTCAGCCCTGTCAAGTATCCTCGCGGCCGGCGCGGATATCATTTCGGTGGCGCCGGTGCGGGCCAGTTTGCTCGGCAAGTTCCTGGAACTGGTGCAAGGAGGCGAGCGGCATGATTCATAG
- a CDS encoding BamA/TamA family outer membrane protein, whose protein sequence is MTRQRFPTSIFLVALTITGLAVASANGQPPASDCAGKPIASIRFEGKFKLRRYILKREIDSDVGAPLDPAQLDRDRQRIESFGIFSRVKPLVEDRGDSVDLVFSLREVWTIEPLLSLRTTDGKIDWSVGVADKNFLGYFVQPRILYRRYEGKNSGFFYLIAPRAFGKDLSLGLSLTDQREIQPLGRLGESADYDYLNKSIAVSVGHRLHENVYPRISGGYDRENWTMRDGQTTINDFIASIDHPRYFIGLGVVLGRVYYDHYLYTGQDVSHDFTMIDELPEGRFNKWRYSLTARKLWIMHPFNFGLRGSYQTSSSDERVPPFAISGESNVRGFADKIERGDQLLFGNAEIRLQVLDRHTFYSQLAVFADYGAVWGRWRTASTAFRDPYWSIGIGLRGAIQQWLGRIGRIDLALNPQTGHISLYMAKSQFF, encoded by the coding sequence ATGACGCGCCAGCGCTTTCCGACCTCTATCTTCTTAGTTGCACTGACGATCACGGGGCTTGCGGTTGCATCCGCCAACGGTCAGCCGCCGGCTTCTGATTGTGCCGGCAAGCCGATTGCCAGCATTCGGTTTGAAGGCAAATTCAAGTTACGCCGCTACATCCTCAAGCGCGAGATCGACAGTGACGTCGGCGCCCCTCTGGACCCGGCGCAGCTGGATCGCGATCGCCAACGCATCGAGAGTTTCGGAATTTTCTCGCGTGTCAAACCGCTCGTCGAGGACCGCGGCGATTCCGTCGATTTGGTGTTCTCGCTGCGTGAGGTGTGGACAATCGAGCCTTTGTTGTCGCTACGCACCACGGACGGCAAGATCGACTGGTCGGTGGGTGTCGCGGACAAGAACTTCCTGGGCTACTTCGTCCAGCCCCGAATCCTGTACCGGCGCTACGAAGGCAAGAACTCCGGGTTCTTCTACTTGATTGCGCCGCGAGCCTTTGGGAAGGACCTGTCCCTGGGATTGTCCCTGACCGACCAACGCGAAATTCAGCCGTTGGGCCGGCTCGGTGAATCTGCCGACTACGACTATCTCAACAAATCGATTGCGGTGAGTGTCGGGCATCGATTGCACGAAAATGTCTACCCGCGTATTTCCGGCGGCTACGATCGCGAGAACTGGACCATGCGCGACGGCCAGACGACGATCAACGACTTCATCGCCTCCATCGACCACCCCCGTTACTTCATCGGGCTCGGTGTCGTCCTCGGCCGCGTCTACTACGACCACTATTTGTATACGGGACAGGATGTCAGTCACGATTTCACGATGATCGATGAGTTGCCCGAGGGCCGCTTCAACAAATGGCGCTATTCCCTCACCGCGCGCAAGCTCTGGATCATGCACCCGTTCAACTTCGGCCTGCGCGGCTCGTATCAAACCTCTTCGTCCGACGAGCGGGTGCCGCCGTTTGCAATCTCCGGCGAGTCCAATGTTCGGGGGTTTGCCGACAAGATCGAACGCGGCGATCAACTGCTTTTCGGCAATGCGGAGATCCGGTTGCAGGTGCTGGATCGACACACCTTTTACAGTCAGTTGGCGGTGTTTGCGGATTACGGCGCAGTCTGGGGACGCTGGCGCACCGCTTCAACCGCATTCCGCGATCCCTACTGGTCCATCGGCATCGGTCTGCGCGGAGCGATTCAGCAATGGCTGGGCCGGATCGGACGCATCGACCTCGCCCTCAATCCACAGACGGGTCACATCTCGCTGTACATGGCAAAATCGCAATTCTTCTGA
- a CDS encoding DUF899 family protein, which produces MATKKSPPTKRDVDRLEKQIQKDKRRLILLRQQLRPRPVADYEFTTGGGKKIKLSRLFGKSDELILIHNMGTRCPYCTMWADGFNGLYPHLADRCAFAVVSPDPPMVMREFARGRRWRFPIYSHAGTSFGKDLDFEGDQGAPWPGVSTFFKNPDGKIYRVAYTYFGPGDDFCAVWPLFDLLARGANQWAPRFSYR; this is translated from the coding sequence ATGGCAACGAAGAAATCCCCGCCTACCAAACGCGACGTCGATCGGTTGGAGAAGCAAATTCAGAAAGACAAACGGCGGCTGATCCTCCTGCGGCAGCAACTGCGGCCGCGGCCGGTCGCGGATTACGAATTCACTACAGGCGGCGGCAAGAAGATCAAGCTTTCCCGCTTGTTCGGAAAATCGGATGAGTTGATTCTGATTCACAACATGGGCACGCGCTGTCCCTACTGTACGATGTGGGCCGACGGTTTCAACGGGCTGTACCCCCACCTGGCGGATCGCTGCGCATTTGCCGTCGTCTCGCCCGACCCGCCGATGGTCATGCGCGAATTCGCCCGCGGCCGCCGCTGGAGGTTTCCGATCTACTCCCATGCCGGAACCAGCTTCGGCAAGGATCTGGACTTTGAGGGCGATCAGGGCGCGCCTTGGCCGGGCGTGTCGACATTCTTCAAGAATCCTGACGGCAAGATCTACCGAGTGGCCTACACCTATTTTGGTCCCGGCGACGATTTCTGCGCGGTTTGGCCATTGTTCGATTTACTGGCGCGTGGCGCCAACCAATGGGCGCCCAGGTTCAGTTATCGATAG
- a CDS encoding thioredoxin family protein, with product MPQRAKIFISQIIAVSALLALWPASMTASSSVVRDHAEVTLVCDREAIAPGDTFTIGLRLKLEPEWHVYWTNPGDAGLAPRLNWTLPSGFSAEPLEFPVPKRIPAGPLMSFGYDGEVVFLSQIIAAPDIAAGERAKIRADVDWLVCKVECIPGEAVLGLDLPVKSTAMVNDEWRSRFVEIREKLPTTSKDWDIAVRLLPNELELSATRRSASATAPRALHLFPERKGIIDNAARQDFSATADGFTLRVSKNKMFLDSLTELRGLLVADADWLGAGRKALQFVAPVTMATDSLPVVASVDLPIWQVLLFAFVGGLILNLMPCVLPVLSIKALGFIEQANQSRNSIAAHNLLFLLGVLVSFWTLAALLMILQAGGEHLGWGFQLQSPTFLVVLSAFMFLIGLNLFGVFEVGTSLTGIGNSRSAGRIGSFITGVTTTIVATPCTAPFMGTALGFALTQPAMISLAVFTALGLGMAAPYIIVTSSPALLKFVPKPGRWMETLKQAMGFLLMATVVWLAWVLGIQAGATAVALLLVALLTCSVAAWILGRWGSLAVEMRPRRIAQISAALVIIAGLVGVSGNLPSAQAAAVSAGSEAGIQWEPFSPQRVAQLRQEGRPLLIDFTAAWCLSCKVNEQVAFGSGQVQKRIDELDLVALKADWTARDATITRALAEFGRNSVPLYVLYPGNQGAPIVLPELLTPGIVLEALAKIEG from the coding sequence ATGCCACAACGAGCCAAGATCTTCATTAGTCAAATCATTGCCGTATCGGCGCTTCTGGCGCTTTGGCCCGCATCGATGACGGCGTCATCGAGCGTCGTTCGTGACCATGCTGAGGTCACGCTGGTTTGCGATCGCGAGGCGATTGCCCCGGGCGATACCTTCACCATTGGTCTGCGCTTGAAGCTTGAGCCGGAATGGCACGTCTACTGGACGAATCCAGGCGATGCCGGCTTGGCGCCGCGGCTGAATTGGACGCTCCCGAGCGGTTTCTCCGCCGAGCCACTTGAATTTCCAGTGCCCAAGCGAATCCCGGCCGGCCCCTTGATGAGTTTCGGTTACGATGGCGAGGTGGTCTTCCTCTCGCAGATCATCGCGGCGCCCGACATTGCAGCCGGCGAACGTGCGAAAATCCGTGCCGACGTTGACTGGCTGGTATGCAAAGTGGAGTGCATCCCCGGCGAAGCCGTGCTTGGTCTGGATTTACCGGTCAAGAGTACCGCGATGGTCAACGATGAATGGCGGTCCCGCTTTGTTGAAATCAGAGAGAAGTTGCCGACTACCAGCAAGGATTGGGATATTGCGGTCAGGCTCTTGCCCAATGAACTTGAACTGTCGGCGACTCGCCGGTCGGCCTCCGCGACTGCGCCGCGGGCGCTGCACCTCTTTCCCGAGCGCAAGGGTATCATTGACAACGCAGCGCGGCAGGATTTCTCCGCAACGGCGGACGGCTTCACCCTGCGCGTGTCCAAAAACAAGATGTTCCTCGACTCCTTGACCGAGTTGCGCGGTTTGCTTGTTGCCGATGCAGACTGGCTCGGCGCGGGGCGAAAAGCTCTCCAATTCGTCGCGCCGGTAACGATGGCCACCGACTCACTACCGGTCGTCGCTTCCGTCGATCTTCCGATTTGGCAGGTGCTGCTGTTTGCGTTTGTCGGCGGACTCATTCTGAATCTAATGCCCTGCGTGTTGCCGGTGCTGTCAATCAAAGCTCTCGGCTTCATCGAGCAGGCCAACCAATCGCGCAATTCAATCGCCGCACACAACCTGCTGTTCTTGCTGGGAGTGCTGGTATCCTTCTGGACTTTGGCGGCACTGCTCATGATACTGCAGGCTGGCGGGGAACACTTGGGCTGGGGCTTTCAGCTTCAGTCGCCCACTTTCCTGGTTGTTTTGTCGGCCTTTATGTTCTTGATCGGACTGAATCTCTTTGGCGTCTTCGAAGTCGGCACTTCGCTCACCGGAATCGGCAACTCGAGGTCAGCGGGGCGAATCGGCTCTTTTATCACCGGCGTGACAACGACGATTGTCGCCACGCCCTGCACCGCGCCATTTATGGGTACTGCCCTGGGCTTCGCGTTGACGCAACCGGCCATGATCTCATTGGCGGTGTTCACGGCGCTGGGGCTGGGTATGGCGGCGCCTTACATCATCGTCACCAGTTCACCGGCTCTCCTGAAATTCGTGCCCAAGCCGGGACGCTGGATGGAGACCTTGAAACAAGCGATGGGCTTCCTGCTGATGGCTACGGTTGTCTGGCTGGCATGGGTTCTGGGAATTCAAGCCGGCGCGACGGCGGTAGCGCTCCTTCTGGTGGCACTGCTCACTTGTTCTGTCGCCGCGTGGATTCTTGGGCGGTGGGGAAGTCTGGCAGTGGAGATGCGTCCGCGCCGCATTGCGCAAATCAGCGCGGCCTTGGTCATCATCGCCGGATTGGTAGGAGTCTCCGGAAATCTGCCGTCGGCCCAGGCTGCGGCTGTTTCCGCCGGTTCCGAGGCTGGGATTCAATGGGAACCGTTCTCGCCGCAGCGGGTAGCACAACTACGTCAGGAAGGGCGTCCGCTGCTGATCGATTTCACTGCGGCCTGGTGCCTGAGTTGCAAAGTGAATGAGCAGGTGGCCTTCGGCTCCGGCCAGGTTCAGAAGCGGATTGACGAGCTGGATCTGGTGGCGTTGAAAGCAGATTGGACGGCGCGCGACGCAACGATCACCCGCGCGCTTGCAGAATTCGGCCGCAACAGCGTGCCGCTCTATGTGCTATATCCGGGCAATCAGGGTGCACCGATCGTGCTCCCGGAATTGTTGACGCCCGGAATCGTGCTTGAAGCACTCGCTAAGATTGAAGGTTAA
- a CDS encoding DUF190 domain-containing protein, with translation MQLPKEAELLRIFIGESDRLDGKPLYEAIVEIARREGLAGATVLRGTLGFGANSRIHTAKVLRLSEDLPMVIEIVDAPEKISAFLGLLDGIVKEGLITLEKVRVLAYRQNPK, from the coding sequence ATGCAACTACCTAAGGAAGCCGAACTGCTGCGGATTTTTATCGGCGAAAGCGATCGTCTTGACGGCAAGCCGCTTTACGAGGCGATCGTTGAGATCGCCCGCCGGGAGGGCCTGGCCGGCGCGACCGTGTTGCGCGGGACGCTCGGTTTCGGCGCCAATAGCCGAATCCACACCGCCAAGGTCCTGCGCTTGTCGGAAGATTTGCCCATGGTGATCGAGATTGTCGATGCCCCGGAGAAGATTTCAGCGTTCCTGGGGCTTCTCGACGGGATTGTCAAGGAAGGCCTGATCACGCTGGAAAAAGTTCGGGTCCTGGCTTATCGCCAGAACCCGAAATAG
- a CDS encoding ABC transporter permease codes for MIHRLAAHRLQKLRSSKIIWAFVIVSGFLALVTLLPVIVMAAMSGVNLGSETAAGFFQFLIGLGHIAALILGVTTWRQDYRDGTMLTFAARPLSRVEILMGKILGSFYALLAFLAVALAIYALFHLIFLRFPIPAATLLFLLQTIFSWISTFAIGLFFSNFSGPLLATVFGVIYFIVSALGAQLAELPRGLWPVIGKGIKLISVERDLGFSFAQVMSADLPGVAPMLKACAYYLLWALCLICASILLFARREFIGKRS; via the coding sequence ATGATTCATAGACTCGCCGCGCATCGCCTGCAGAAATTACGCTCCTCCAAGATCATCTGGGCGTTTGTGATCGTCAGCGGCTTCCTGGCACTGGTCACGCTGCTGCCGGTGATTGTGATGGCGGCCATGTCCGGCGTGAATCTCGGCAGCGAGACCGCCGCCGGATTCTTCCAGTTCCTGATTGGGCTGGGTCACATCGCCGCACTTATCCTGGGCGTAACCACCTGGCGTCAGGATTACCGGGACGGTACGATGCTGACGTTCGCGGCACGCCCGCTCTCGCGCGTCGAGATTCTGATGGGCAAGATCCTCGGCTCCTTCTATGCCTTGCTGGCGTTCCTGGCAGTCGCGTTGGCGATCTATGCGCTGTTTCATTTGATCTTCTTGCGGTTTCCGATACCGGCGGCAACCTTGCTCTTTCTGCTGCAGACGATATTCTCCTGGATCTCAACCTTTGCCATCGGGCTGTTTTTCTCCAACTTTTCGGGACCGCTATTGGCCACGGTGTTCGGCGTGATTTATTTCATCGTCAGTGCGCTGGGTGCGCAACTGGCGGAATTGCCGCGCGGTCTCTGGCCGGTCATCGGCAAGGGCATCAAGCTCATCTCAGTCGAGCGCGACCTGGGCTTCTCCTTTGCGCAGGTAATGAGCGCGGACTTGCCGGGCGTGGCGCCGATGCTGAAGGCCTGCGCTTACTATTTACTCTGGGCCCTTTGTCTGATTTGTGCTTCGATTCTGCTGTTTGCGCGACGGGAATTTATCGGGAAGCGATCATGA